In Glycine max cultivar Williams 82 chromosome 15, Glycine_max_v4.0, whole genome shotgun sequence, the DNA window taaaattaaatagaatccTAATTCGGCTTTctgcaacaacaataaaatttatgatttaaaatgCAAGATAGCAGTATGATATAAACAGTATaaatgacaggataattttggAGGCTCCAATAATTGTGTAgtcaattttgttatttttgtcttgAGCCCGAGATGATACTCTGCACAGTATccatattcaaattcaaatgcatTAAATTATCAAAGACATAGAAGATAAACCCCAAACCAAAATTAGACCATAAGGTAAAGTAAGAGAAAACAAACATGggaaaaaatcactttttaagAGCAGAGAAATCAGGTTTGGAAAAAATTAGTGACTAGAGAGAAGCATAACTCCTGTcatcacaatataaaaaaagggCATTCAGGTAGagcctacataataataataataataataataataataataataataataataataataataataacaacaacaacaacaacaacaaaattaaatagaatcATAATCTAGCTTCCTGCAACAACAataaactttataatttaaaatgtaaaattgcaaTATGAAATAAACAGTATAAATAGCTCCATACTTTTGGAGGCTTCAATAATTATGTCCTCAGTTTTGCTATTTTTTCCTTGAGCTGCCCGAGATGATACTTTGCACAGtacagataataataataataataataataataataataataataataataataataataataataataataaaattaaatagaatccTTATTCGACTTCctgcaacaacaataaaatttatgatttaaaagaaaaagaaaaagaaagaaggaaatacCTGAATAGGTTTATTGTTATCAAAGCAAGCATGATGAAATTTTAGGCATTATTCTGAAAGTCATTATTCTATTATGTGCATTCACACAGatatcaaaataaacatttccaacaaaatatacaattaaaacttaaaagtataTAACAGCTTACTCCTCCATTATTAAGAGCTTCTCTTTCTTGTGGGTAGAGAAGTGCTTGTTgagttttgtattttaaaaaaacatttttataattaagacattctaaacttatatatatttttgttattaataatttgaatattcatttgttattgttgttattattattattattattattattattattattattattattattattattattattattattattattattattattattattattattattattattattattattatgtaaactCTAGTTGAAGgtcattttttatgttgttgttgttgttgttattattattattattattattattattattattattattattattattattattattattatgttggcTCTAGCTGAAAGcccttttttatgttgtgaTGATAGGAATTGCATGTTAAAACGAAAATGGTTTCCTTTGATATTACAACCTACACACACCAGGAACCtgaaagaaaaatctcaatgtTCACTCCCGgaattagaatataaaaaaggatCTTCATCTAGAGTAtacatcataataataataataataacaacaacaacaacaacaacaacaacaacaacaataataataataataataacaataataataataataacaataataataatacaaataatccAACCATGAATtgacaaaaaaaccaaaaattgcAGGAAagcattaacaaaaaaaaatacccataaAAAGACTTACCAAACATGTAGTCCCTCAGAACGTGTaggatgagaaaagaaagaaagaaagttccAAAAAGAATATGAAGGAAACTTTGGTATTAGAAtcataaaagttaaaatgaaaaagggaaaaaaatggaTGAAAACCACTACATACCCATAGCTTCTAGTTGTTGGATGAAAGCCATTTGATTTCTCATATGGAAaatgttggttaatttgaaaatcaagataatactggataaatttgaagtcgtgtataacactttcagattgaatcaaatttcggggttcaaccaaaattgttcaatcggataaaatcagaagattataattcaagagttttgtattggtcttgtatgttttgtcacccgttatgctttctgaaccagaatgattatttatgatcaaagaacagatggtttttggcggttgatgaacatgtggtttttggcggttgatggaagtttcatcttttttaaaaactgccTTTTCCTGAAAGTCACTTCCATATAAtttccaaaatttgcctaaaccaaacatctcgttattacattaaaacaagcatgcactcttattttaacataataaagagatcaattacactaaaatgtccaacaaacctcccccattttagtgtaattaccgatcaaatcaccaaagtcataacataccacaaactactacatagatgaaatatcgtgacgattgaatttcatcttagcaaattacacgttccaaatattcaaatatcagggtgtcactaaggattgaaccctttctattcataatgaagacatgaagataatctgcacaatagtttataacattactcttgcttgacactagtttactagcctgtgtccctatccttcataagcatatcaaagccaagtcccagcttcttgaagcggctaaacttcatgcttatataggtagtccttttctttcttgcacctgtaaatgcaatttttcaaaagaaccattgagaagttatacttcaacctccttaacttacagaaccgaacacataccttttgggatactttcgatgatgtgttccaatctctacatgttaagctttccacattgaattcagcacctaatgtcatattagatgggaattgggtatcttaacataagagatttcagatggactttaatcctaatcccacagccgaccttttcacaagatctctacttaaccctttggttaaatgattGGCCAAATTATGCTTAGTTCTCACAAACTCCACTGATATCACACCATGCATGATTAACTCCCGAACCATGTTGTGTCTAATACCCAAGTGTCTAGACTTCCCATTATACACTTGACTATATGCCTTAGCCAAAGTAGCCTGACTATCGCACCTGATAGACATGGGAGGTATAGGTTTGGGCCACAATGGAATCTCATAGATCAGATTTCTTAGCCACTCAGCTTCTTTACCAGCTGCTGCTAAagctacaaattcagattccattgttgaatttgtaatgcaggtCTGTTTCTTGGATGCCCAAGAGATAGCACCTCCTCCAAGGAGGAATACCCAACCACTTGTGGATGAATAATCTTCCATATTGGTTATCCAACTTGCATAAGAGTAACCTTTTATAACCGAAGGAAATTCAGTATATGTCAAACCATAGTCAATGGTTCCCTTTAAGTACTTGAATACTCTATTCATAGCTTGCCAATGATGAGAACTGGGATTACTTGTAAACCTACTAAGTTTAGCAACACCATAAGCTATATCAGGCCTAGTACTAATCATTGCATACATGAGTGATCCTATCGCCCTTGAGTATTCAAGTTGAGACACTGCTACACCTTTATTAGGTAATAGCTTCAGGTTAGGATCAATGGGAGTACTTACCGGAgaacaatctttaaaattaaatttctcgaATATCTTCTCAATATAATGTGATTGAGAGATGGAAATGCCATTGTTTCCACGTTTGATCTTTATTCCTAAGATCACATCCGCTTCCCCcatatctttcatatcaaacttagaagacaaaaatgccTTAGTCTCATCAACTTGATCTTGGTCGGTACCAAAGATCAACATGTCGTCTACATACAGACAAATGATAACTCCTTTGCCATGAGTATCAAACTTGTTGTATAGACATTTATCTGCTTGGTTTAGAACAAAACCACTAGACAACACAACCTCATCAAATTTTTGATGCCATTGTTTAggcgcttgtttcaagccattaagagatttcatcagtttacacaccttattttcatttcctggcataacaaacccttcaggttgtttcatgtatacctcttcatccaattcaccatttaagaatgcagctttcacatccatttggtgaatCACCAGATTGTGGATAGCAGCAAGTGCTAACAACAGTCTAATAGTGGATATcctagcaacaggagcatatgtatcaaaaaaatcaataccctccttttgcctaaagccttggataaccaatctggctttgtacttgtcaacagtaccatccactttcatctttctcctaaaGATCATCTTACATCCTAATGGCTTACATCCAAGAGGTAAGTCAACCAATTTCCAGGTATTATTTTGCATGATGGAATCCATCTCACTTTGAATTGCTTCTTTCCAGAATACAACATCCCTTGAAGCCATTGCTTCACTAAAAGTCTTTGGGTCTTCCTCAACATTAAggcaatattgatattgaaattcaatatcatTCCTTGACCCTTCAACCAAATAGAATTGAAAGTCATCACCAAATGACTTAGCCTTTCTTACTCTCGTACTCTTTCTAGTTTTAGTACTAGTTGAAGGTATATCCTCAATATTAACTAAGACTTTCGACATGGAATTCATGTCCTTTGGCCTAGGTATAGATGTAAACCTTTGTTCATCAAAGATAGCATCCCGTGACTCTATAACCGAGTTCACAGCAACAGAATCATTAGATTCTAGCACATAGAATCTATATGCTTTAGAATGTTCAGCATATCCAATAAATATACAATCTATACCTCTTTCACCTATGGTTTTCCTTTTAGGTTCTGTAAGCCTGACTACAGCCCTACAtccccaaattttgagataactcaaatttggtgtctttttgtgccaaagttcatatggggtaaccttattccttttgttaggaattcggttcaacaagtaacaggctgtcaacatagcctcaccccaaaatccttcacttaaacccgaataggataacatggaattcaccatttctttcaaggttctattcttcctttcggctacaccattctgttgtggtgtatagggagctatagtttgatgtattattccagtagattgaaaataaaccggatcataatactcacctcccctatccgtacgaagagttttgattagcccatttggatgaagttctacctctttcttataaattttaaatttatcaagagcttcatcttttgtatttaataaatatacataacaataccttgatgcatcatcaataaaagtaacaagatatttttatgacctaatgatggagtagcatgcaaatcacacaaatcactatgaataaggtctaagactttagtctcacttttaacatccttaaaaggtttcctagtgatcttggtcaacatgcaagttttgcatttttcaatgttcatatcaaaaggaggaatcatacttgtttttgacatatcttttaatcttttgtaatgaacatgtcctaatctagcatgccaaatttctgattttgtcatattagttatagaactacacgaggccatacaaacagattcatgaacaaaaggaacattaatgtttaatttaaacattccattacaacgataaccaaatccaacaaacgaaccatgtcttgacaagatgtacttgtcactttcaagtacttgcttgaaaccacaattatttaaaaccataccagacaataagttcttacgaataccaggtacaaataagacattatccaaatacaaactttttccggaagtgaaaactaaattcacacaacctaatcctaggattggttcagttgcaacattgcccatcttcacaatagagccatcatcgattggtctaaattccttgaaccaacgacgatctttgcacacatggcttgttgctcctgaatcaaaccaccaagcaacgtcatcatcctgcacatagaatgcatcagatattagtgatacataattttaattcgtatttgaattaaaattattcccTACAATCTGAtcttgttgcttttcaggatcattagacccacttggaccagccttgttctttcctttgaacacccggcaatccctctttaaatgaccaggtttcccacacttccaacatgaaaattttgtctgtttgtttggacctttgttcttatttccttgaaattttcgtttgttacctttagcattgtaattttgcttaactgttccactttcctctaccatattaacggaagaggaacctgctacgtttttatcattgactttgtcaatttcctgagccctcagcgactcctcaatcatgaaatgactaccgagttgaaccagagtcaactcttccttcttatgtttcaaggtatacttgaagtctttccaagaagaaggcagtttatcaattatagatgaaactgcaatggattcatccattttcaaatcatgttgagtaaactgacccaaaattcgcagcagttcattatattgttccataacaggcctcgaatcaatcattttataattaaagaaattactaactaagaatttgttacttgaggcatcttctgccatatacttggattcaagagagtcccataattccttagcagactcaacattttgataaatatcaaagagagagtcagacataccgttcagaatgtgtccacgacaaatgtaatcgtcgttctcccatttcgaacgcttccttgtttgatccagagtttcgTCTTCCATAAACACCGGCATCGGTGTACTCGGCACATACACCACcttcaatgttgtcaagagaaggtgcatcttcttctgccattttctgaaatcctgcccttcaaacttgtccaacttcgcaaacttgcttgtcatcttcgaactatcgttcgtcatctcgaaagatttgattcaatcttttgttggttaatttgaaaatcaagataatactggataaatctgaagtcgtgtataacactttcagattgaatcaaatttcggggttcaaccaaaattgttcaatcgaataaaatcagaagattataattctagagttttgttttggtcttgtatgttttgtcacccgttatgctttctgaaccagaatgattatttatgatcaaagaacaggtggtttttggcggttgatgaacaggcggtttttggcggttgatggaagtttcatcttttttaaaaactgccTTTTCCTGAAAGTCACTTCCATATAAtttccaaaatttgcctaaaccgaacatttcgttattacattaaaacaagcgtgcactcttattttaacataataaagagatcaattacactaaaatgtccaacaaaaaatatcaagaaatcCACTAAAGAAAATTGAaggaattaaaaacaaaaacaaatactaatcttagacataaaaaaattgtccaatTAAGAACAATAACTGCTAAAGGAGTAGGTGCTATAGCAGTGCAATCTACTCCAAAGATATGTATAGTGGGAGGTTTAGACATAAAAGTTAAACATGTAGTTAAACTAACAGGATGAAAATACTTATCTTAAGCCTGCTTTCCGCTGCAATTTGGATGACAATGTTATTTCCCAAAGAAGCTACCtattaaaaaaaagcaatagACCAGTACCCCTAGGATCCTTTAGGaatcaataaacaaaatgtcaagagtCTATTATGAACCATGGTTGTGGATAATATGGAGTTCAGCTAGCACAAAGCTGCAAAGAAAACATTTGAGTACTAAATATGATAGTCATTATAGGTATGAGCAAGGAAACTAAATATAGAAGAGCCTAGACATTCATCATAAGCAatagaaaataatgatttgtcccaaagaaaccaaacatatgagagaaagaaaaacatgataaaaatcACAGAAAATGAAAGACAAAAGTTACCTTTTGTTGATATTGCACCTCCAGTTGCACATCCACCTAATGaagcaataatttatttttctgattagaaaacaaactaagaaactatagaagaacagagcctacataataataataataataataataataataataataataatacaaaaccAAAATATAAGTATAAGGACATTCTTATGAGTTCGGAAAATATA includes these proteins:
- the LOC112999608 gene encoding uncharacterized protein; translation: MGTDSHTTMIDGLGVAGCGVLPQKKKLQVPDVEFSKRRDIYGAWEQYLGLEHDDSAPKRSYAVNQEINCCFVEWMCKLRCNINKRAVVRLTEPKRKTIGERGIDCIFIGYAEHSKAYRFYVLESNDSVAVNSVIESRDAIFDEQRFTSIPRPKDMNSMSKVLVNIEDIPSTSTKTRKSTRVRKAKSFGDDFQFYLVEGSRNDIEFQYQYCLNVEEDPKTFSEAMASRDVVFWKEAIQSEMDSIMQNNTWKLVDLPLGYKCLYNKFDTHGKGVIICLYVDDMLIFGTDQDQVDETKAFLSSKFDMKDMGEADVILGIKIKRGNNGISISQSHYIEKIFEKFNFKDCSPVSTPIDPNLKLLPNKGVAVSQLEYSRAIGSLMYAMISTRPDIAYGVAKLSRFTSNPSSHHWQAMNRVFKYLKGTIDYGLTYTEFPSVIKGYSYASWITNMEDYSSTSGWVFLLGGGAISWASKKQTCITNSTMESEFVALAAAGKEAEWLRNLIYEIPLWPKPIPPMSIRCDSQATLAKAYSQVYNGKSRHLGIRHNMVRELIMHGVISVDSTVSHPSFLGDPTIPSFEGKDGNSHPGSRFMIMSDHKGNNKIIEELKALMKDKSQVWRSWLYGSTSSKEVRKFIIP